One genomic window of Cannabis sativa cultivar Pink pepper isolate KNU-18-1 chromosome 2, ASM2916894v1, whole genome shotgun sequence includes the following:
- the LOC115720317 gene encoding GDSL esterase/lipase At1g33811-like: MYQRKQLKRTTNYFMTDYYSTSSQYTPRVYASALIQDYTRQLTQLYRLGARKMIVTSVGQIGCIAYELARFNGNNSRCNDDINKAIQIFNTEIIRLVNRFYSQFPGAKFVYMDFYQNTVDLYRKARSYVLYDYKNKQSNASDQRQY; this comes from the exons ATGTATCAAAGAAAACAATTAAAACGTACAACAAATTATTTCATGACTGATTACTACTCAACAAGCTCACAATACACACCAAGAGTTTATGCTTCAGCACTTATTCAAGACTACACACGTCAACTCACT CAATTGTATCGATTGGGGGCTCGAAAGATGATTGTTACATCAGTGGGCCAGATTGGTTGCATAGCATATGAGTTAGCTAGATTCAATGGTAACAACAGCCGATGTAATGACGATATCAATAAGGCTATACAAATTTTCAACACGGAGATTATAAGACTGGTCAACCGTTTCTACAGTCAATTCCCAGGAGCCAAGTTTGTGTACATGGATTTTTATCAGAACACCGTTGATCTATACCGGAAAGCAAGATCCTACG tACTATACGACTACAAGAACAAACAAAGCAACGCCAGCGACCAACGACAATACTGA